The window CATCCAGGTTCTGGTAGGCATAGTAAAGAGAACTGACCACCACAACGAGGAGCAGGAGCTTGAGCAGCACAGACAAGAAGCCTCGTCTGGTTGGTGCTTTGCTTGAAGAGACATTGCTGCCTGCTATGGAGAAAGACTCTGCGTAAGAGGAGCGGTTCTCAGTGTAGAGAGTGTGCTGCACACGAGACTCATCCAGCCAGTATTCGGTTGGTTTGACTGGTCGACCAGCTGCCCCTCTGATTGGACGCCGACAGGTTGCACTGTTGAGggaaacaacacaataaaacgTTGAGGCTaggcacacaaaacaaacaaacttaaaGAAGAAGTATTTCACAAATGGAAAATAATTTATATAGAGGAAAGCTACCTCCAGCTACCCCTGCTGAGTGAGTGAAAGCTCCAGTTAAAAGCGTGCTTGGCTGTTTGTGAGCATGAAAAATCATCAACTGTTACCTGATGCCTGTTGGTGTGCTTATTTCATTGGCAAGGATATCTTCAACAACACTCTTACTGGTCTTCTTCGGTGTTTCTTCAATAACAATTTCCTCCACCACCTGTcagaataatataaaaacatgttggtaCCAACTCAAAAAATatactcttttctttctttaaggTTGGGGAAGGCATGTGCCTCACCTTGGTTTGTCGTCTGCTGCTGGTTCTAGTGGTGACTGGGGTtttccctctgctcctcacagGCTTCTCTACTACAGGAACTGGCTCTGGTTCAGGGGCAGCAATctcctctgtaaaaaaaaacaacaacattgttATGTAGACACAGCATGGCAATATCAGTACTAGTCATCAGGTTTTACAGTCAGGGACCTGTTGCAAGAACCAGATTTACCAAACTGTCTGGATAGTTTTGtgtggagaaaagaaaacatgttttaagatGTAGTGATATATTCAGGTTATTTGTCTTGGAGAGTCTTGTGAAACTTCATTGGTAATGTGTGTTCAGATCTCACCATCCTCCTTATCACTGTACTGGTCAGAGTTTGTGTTGCCGTTCTGGTTACTGTCTGCCTTGGGGAGAGTTGTGACATCTGTAGGAGCTTCAGGTTCAGCTGGAGGCTGGTCCAAAAGCTTCTGCAGCTTCTTCTCATACAACTTACGGGTGGAGGCTGGACAGAGGCAAAAAAGGATAAATGACATGAAACATTTTACTAACACTGAGGaatgatttatacatttttgtcatattatttgtataatgtatgtataagtccttgatCATTTCAGCTTACTTCGATATAGTTTATTGTTAGGcataaaactgtgttttaaCCAACATTTTGCCTGAATAAATTGCAGGGTTTTCACTTTCATTATAACAAATAGAGGAAGTATTTTATTTATCGTTTTGGCTGTGATTTATTTAGGATacttcaatatttttttcacattataatTCCTGTGTCTGGATACCAGGATTTAAAGTTCATTACTCACTGAATGGCAGTTTTCACAATATTTCGCTATTATAACTATCACTACATCAGTAGtatatggaataaaaaaaatggtcttaaaatcacaataatataatttaaaaaatgttttacacatATTTTCGCCCAACTTCTAATCCAAACTGGATAGATAAATCAAGTaggctgatgttagcattttgCATAAACCGCGTATCAGTGTATATGATCAGTAATGAACATTAATTTGCAGTGACCAAAAACTGGATTTTTAGAAAaagtattagtattattattttttaattattattatttatttattttacagataagatttttaaaactaaaatatcaATGTTGATCTTGGCCTCAAACAGTCAGGGTTGTTGGGCTAACGTTACAGTTAAACTAACTTGGAAGCCCTCAAATcacaaaagtgtttttctcGGTTATGACTGGTTGAATATAACCAGATTCTAGTAGCTAAACTGGACAACAAGACAAAGCAAAACTggatatgttttcttttaagtGAATCCCTTTGTTTGATAATTGCTAAATCAATCAATAGtatcaaaaatgtattccttATCAATTTATTGGCAATTCCGACTAACTTCAATCTAATTTCTCATGctggaaaaacaacacagaaaaccCGCGTTTCCACTTGGAGCCTGAAACCGCCCTGCAGGAAACTCACCGacaatgggtcccgactccaCACCATGTTTCGCCAGCTGTTGTTTCAAATCTTCATCAGTCAGATCTGTCACCTCCACTTCCTCTGTGCGAggtttgtctgtctttttggTTGCTTTCTGCAAAATGATTTAAGTTACATATCGCAAAAATCACAACTCACACTTTTGCAATCAATCCATATAGACGCCCACGGTATCATCTCAGATATACACAGataaaaactcattaaaaagCAGTCACTTACTCTTCCAGATCGGCTTTTGTTGGACACAACGGGAGCAGGTAACTCTTCGTCGCTGGAGAAGGTGTCTGCAGGCGGACTCTTCTTGTTGTTCAGCACAGTCAAGTTTTTCAGATACAGCTGCACGTACACTTCTTTTTTATGCTCTCCGCTGGGAAGTGGCACATTGTTGGCTGCGAGCTCATTCTTCAGCTTATCTTTCGTGAGAACCGACGGATCTTCGAGGAATTCTGCCatgttttaactttattttagcTATCGGgagccttttttattttgccgCTTGCACCAAACGGAAATTAGCGCGTTCGGTCGGCAgctaccaacaacaacacagggaACGTGACTGAATAGCGCTGTTGTCAAACACGACTGGCGCCTTGCCGCTGCCAATTCAGCTAGCAGCCCAGAAGCggttaaacaaaataaatgccCGGTTTAACTTCTTAGCCTCACAGATAAAATACTCACGGGTAGCTCTGATTTTTCGGAAACAGAT is drawn from Sparus aurata chromosome 8, fSpaAur1.1, whole genome shotgun sequence and contains these coding sequences:
- the tmpob gene encoding thymopoietin b; its protein translation is MAEFLEDPSVLTKDKLKNELAANNVPLPSGEHKKEVYVQLYLKNLTVLNNKKSPPADTFSSDEELPAPVVSNKSRSGRKATKKTDKPRTEEVEVTDLTDEDLKQQLAKHGVESGPIVASTRKLYEKKLQKLLDQPPAEPEAPTDVTTLPKADSNQNGNTNSDQYSDKEDEEIAAPEPEPVPVVEKPVRSRGKTPVTTRTSSRRQTKVVEEIVIEETPKKTSKSVVEDILANEISTPTGISATCRRPIRGAAGRPVKPTEYWLDESRVQHTLYTENRSSYAESFSIAGSNVSSSKAPTRRGFLSVLLKLLLLVVVVSSLYYAYQNLDADHINALKGLLDSVIVPVQGIVNNAATYLGISDSSSGAPQSAGI